The following nucleotide sequence is from Alkalihalobacillus sp. LMS39.
TTCTTGCTCGTTTTTAGGCTCAACTTGTTGCGCCAAATATTCACCAACTTGATAAGCAACATCATTAATAACATTTTGATTCATTCCCTCTGCTTTCGCTTGGTGAAGTCTATCACCTAAGAAATCTTTCCACTGCTCCCAGTTATCTAAAACAGACATATATGTTACCTCCTTAAATTAGACTTCGCTTGTATTTTTCGTTGAAATGGATGAATTTATACTAATGATTTATCAAACTTATCTAGAAAATTAACAAAACCATCCACCATTTACGGAAATAATTTGACCATGAATATACGAAGCTTTTTCAGAAAGTAAAAATTGAACAACGTCTGCGACTTCCTCAGGTTTTCCAAGCCTTCCAAGGGGAATGTCTTCTTGCATCAATCTTTTATCTTCATCCGTAAAAAATTGGAGCATTTTCGTTTCAATGGCACCAGGAGCCACTCCGTTCACACGAATGTTACTTGGAGCTAATTCTTTGGCTAACGCTTTAACAAACGTATTTAGTCCTCCTTTTACAGCCGAATAAACAACTTCACAAGAGGCACCAGTTAATCCCCATATAGAAGAGATAACAAGAATGTCTCCTTGTTTTTGTTGTACCATTGGAGGTACAAGTGCTTTTGTTAATTGCAGCGGTGATGTTAAATGAAGCTGTA
It contains:
- a CDS encoding DUF3243 domain-containing protein, yielding MSVLDNWEQWKDFLGDRLHQAKAEGMNQNVINDVAYQVGEYLAQQVEPKNEQERVLAQLWNVASEEEQHAIANMMVKLVQNEGN
- a CDS encoding SDR family oxidoreductase, coding for MNEWVLITGASGEIGAAVAKKTAASGKNVYVHYFNNIENARTVKKDCELFGVEVKMVQADLSEVSGVPTLLAQLDTPPSTIIHNSGTSYVGLFTDMDNDVIAKMVQLHLTSPLQLTKALVPPMVQQKQGDILVISSIWGLTGASCEVVYSAVKGGLNTFVKALAKELAPSNIRVNGVAPGAIETKMLQFFTDEDKRLMQEDIPLGRLGKPEEVADVVQFLLSEKASYIHGQIISVNGGWFC